The Saliniramus fredricksonii genome segment GGAGCCTGCGGGGGTAACTAAATTTTAACAATCTACCAGAATCGGTGTGCGCGGTTTTACGCGTGAGCGGCGCCGAGGCGTCAGATTACGCTCGATTGCAACGTATAAACACCTAGTTTTCAGCCAGACAGCTTTTGTCATCAGGCGTGTATTCGTTGGTTTGCTTGTTCGGAAACCGTCACCGGATGCTGATTCGATTGGTGATTTTGCAATCGTCAAGCAATCTTGTAAATATACGTACTGACGGTTTGGCTCCAATTTGCGGCGCACACTACCGGATTCGGTAGATTGATCGTTAACCCTGTTAGCGGGACACTTCCCCTGCATTCAGCTCGGGAAGACTGAATGCGCAAGTGACCAATCGTGAACTGCAGGCTCACCGCCCCCTCGACCGCCGAAGTCGCTTCGGTGCTCGAACGAGCTCGTCTGTTTGCCGGTCACTGCCGGACCAGGTACCGGGCGCCACCCCCGGTCCTGGTCCGGCTTATTCGCAGCAACGGCCTCATGTCTTCTTGTGCGAACGCCATGCGTTCGTGCAACCCGGCTCCTTGGGCTGACGTGAGCATAACCGAAAGGGAATGAACGTCATGAGCAATCATCCGCACGGCATTGACGACTCCTTCAACGCGAGCGCTGAAGATTCCTTCAATGCGACAAACGCGAACAACGCGTACGACAACCAGTCCGAAAACGAGTATTACAACGACAGTTTCAACGATAACTCGACGGACACCGATATCGATCAGACCCAGAACGTCGATCAATCGCAAAATGCTGATCTCGATGTCGATATCGATGACAGCCTGAACGATCAGTCGACGACGAATAATGCGAATGGCTCCTTCAATGCGACGGACAATTCGGATAATTCGGACAACACGAACAATGCCGACAATTCGCAGTATTTTGCGCTCGGCTTCGATCTCGATCACGAGGATATCGACGACTCGTTCAACAGCACCGATGTCTCCAGCGAGGATAACTCGGTTGATGACTCGTTCAACGACGAGTCCGACAACAGCACCACAACGGAGCTGGAGGATTCCTACAACGACAATTCCGACAACAGCACGAGCACCGTGTTGCAGGATGCCCAGAACGACAAGAGCGTGACGGATTCCTTCAACGACCAGTCGGATAATTCCGTCGATGTGGCGATGGAGGATATGGGGAACGACAAGTCGAGCACGGCGAACAATTCCTTCAACGAGATCGACCAGTCCAGCAATGCCGACGACTCGTTCAACACCGATGTCGGCATTGATGTCGGGATCAGCGACAGCCTGAATGAATCGACGGACAGCTCGGTTGACGGCATGATCGCGGTGGAGGGATCGACCTTCGACGCGATCAGCGCCATCAAGGACGCGCTCAAGGGCGACGGCATGAATCTCGCTTTCTCGTCAAACCAGATCAGCGAGATCATGGACAACGATACCCTCCACCATCCGACGTTGAACAGCAACAGCGAATGGGGCCAGCACGCGCACGCCAATGGCGGCGAGGCGACCGGTATCTATGCGAAGGACGGCTTCGGGGTCGATTCCGCCGAGGACATGGCCTTCCAGGCCGTCGGCGATGCCGATGCCATGGTCGGCCAGGAGGCCTTCAACCTCTCCATCGCGATGGGCAACAACATCCAGTTCAACGCTCTGGATGCCTCGGTCGTGGGCGGCAATTCCGCGATGACCGCCGGCGACGATCTGGCCGCGTGATCCGCGCCTGATACTGATCTGCATCCCCGCGCGCGCCGCGCGTGCGGGGATGCGTCCCGGACCGGGAGGCCGCCATGAGCATGATCGTCACCACCGAACTCATCTGGCATTTCGCAGGCTATCTGCAGATCTTCAAGACCATCAATGCCGAACGTGCGGATTTCGCGGGCGAGACGCCGCCACTGCCGGCACTCGCTTTCGACGAGGACCCTGCGGAATGGATCGAGGCGCCTCCGGGCGATCCCGCCGATGATCTCGCGGCGATCCGCATCAACCTTTTCCAGGCCGGCCCCGGCGCGCCTTTCAAGAGCGACTGGTTCGAAGGACGCGACTTCGCTTCCTTTCTGCCGTTACCCGCTTTCTTCGGCCCGCTGATGCCCTTCGTGATGAGCGTTCAAGGTGCCGCGACCGGTGCGTTCATGCTCATGAGCCGCGATACCGGCCCGCTCTACAAGATCAGCTTCGGCTCCGGCGGCGACAGCCGTCTCGTCGAGCTCGCGCAATCGAATGCGCTCACCGATATCGACACGCTGCTTGCCATCGATCTCCTCACTGACACGCGCATCGCTCAGGAGAGCGCATTCGTGCTGACGGAGATGATGAGCGAAGCGCGCGACGCGATGCCCGTCTGGGCGAGCGATCTGCCGGGGCAGGGCATATCCTTTCCCGCCTTCCTCGTCGGTGAGGCCGAGACGGCTTTCGCGGCGCAGAATGCTGGTGATACGGACGAAACCGCCGCACCGGCCCCGCGCGACGGCGTCTTTCGCGACGGCGCGCGCATCGAGGCCGATGACGCGCCGGAATCGCCGCTGACCACACTTTCGCTCTCCGGCGCGCTCGATCCGGACGCCGAGACCGGCGCGGAGATCCAGTTGATGGCGCGCCCGGCCCCCGATGCTTTCGGCACGGCGGCGGCGAGCGGCGGCAATGCGCTCGTCAACGAAGCCGCGTTGATCGACGCGCTCATCCCCGCGCGCACGCTCGCCGTGATGGGCGATGTCTTCCAGCGCGATGCCATCATGCAGATCAACGTGCATTCCAATACCGACATCGTGGCGATGAACGGCGCGATCCAGTCCGCGATGAAGGATCAGGGACATGACGACACGATCACCAATCTGGCGATCGTGTCGCACAATCCGGTGACGCTGCCTGCCGCCACCGGGCTCAATCCGAACGGGCTCACCGTCAATGTCGATATCGCCGATCAGGACATTTTCGACGTCAGGACGCTGTTCCAGCAAAACCTCGCCGATGACGGCGACCGGATATCCTGGGGCGGCACCGATGCCTGGTCGATGATGGGCTTCGGCGGCAATCTCCAGGCCAATGCGGCGCGGCTCGCCGATCTCGGCAAGAGCTATGATCTCGTTGTGGTGATGGGCAGTTATTACGCGCTGAATTTTATCGGCCAGATCAACATCCTCGCCGACGACGACCTCACCGCCCTGTTCGGTCCGCCCGGCGAAGCCGCGCTCGATTACCGCTCCGAGCCGAATACCGTCTTCAACGAGGCACGCATCGACAAGCGCGGCGAACAGGACTGGACGGGGGTGGACCCGGATGCAGCCGATCTCTTCGCGAAACTCGCCGCCGGCGCGGATCCGGGCATGGAGGCTTTTGCCGGGATCTCAGGCGCCGCGACGGGGCAGCTCGATATCCTCGTGGTGACGGGCGATTGGTACGACGTCTCGGTGCTCTGGCAGGTCAACATGCTGTCGGATCGGGATTTCATCGCAATGACCGGCGAGGAAGAGGGCGAGGTCGTCACCGGCGGCAACATGCTCGTCAACAATGCCACCATCGTCGATTTCGGCGCCTTCCACGCCCAACATGCGGGCGGCGAGGTCTATCAGGACCTGATGCTGTTTCAGGCCAACATCGCCTATGACAGCGGCGAGCCAATGATCGCGCAAGGGAATGGCGCGGGCGACACGCAGATGCTCGCCACCGAGTTCATCGCATTTCTGGATCAGGAACTGGTCCAGGAGGACTCTGTCGCGCCGGCACCGTCGGTGGCGCTCCAGCATGAGGACGCGTTCGGGTCGGTGATGGCCTGAGCGCGCGACTGATCAGGGGAGACGAAACCAGGAAAGCGGGGGAGGGGCATCATGAACAAGCTCGGCGACAGTTTCGCGCCGGATCCGGCGCAGGGATCCGACAGCCAGGAGGCGGTGATGAATGCGCTTGAGCAGGATATCCGGCTACGCGTGGCCGAGATCCGCGCGCTCGCTGCGGGAAAGGCGCCGGCTGCCCCTGTACCGAATGCACCTGAAGAGATGCGCCGCAAGCAAATGCGTGGCGAAGCCCCCCTTCCGCCTGATCGCCATCACGACAATATCCGCGAATTGCCGCTCAAGCGCGACGCTTCGGGTGGCGACAAGCCGCCTCCGCCCAAGGAAACCGGCGGCGGTGGCGGAGGAGGCGGCACGCCCCGGCTTGAGAGCCGGCGCGAAGGCGGTGACTTTCGCGACATTCTCGGGCGCGGCCTTGCAGGCGTGCGCCGCAATCTCTGGGTCGTCGTCGTTTTCTCCTTCTTCGTGAACATCCTCGTCCTGTCGATTCCAATCTATCTCTTTCAGATTTCCGACCGGGTTCTGTCGAGCCGCAGCATCGACACTTTGATCATGCTCACAGCGATCGTCGTCGCCGCGCTGCTGGCCCATGTGGTGCTCGACATGATCCGCCGCTTCATGCTGATGCGGGTGGCGGTGGATTTCGAGAGCCGGCTCGGCTCGCCGGTTCTCGCCTCGGCGGCGAAGGCGGCGCAGGGCGGCTCGATTCGCGAGTTCCAGGTGCTGCCCGATCTCCAGCAGATCCGCTCCTTCCTCACCGGCGGCGTGCTGCTCAACATCCTCGATGCCCCGGTCGCACCAATCTATCTGCTGGTGATCTTCCTGATCCACCCCGATCTCGGCATGATCGTCGCCGCGACCGGCATTGCGCTGCTCGCTGTGGCCGGACTCAACCAGAGACTGACGGCGATGAGCTTCGCGCGCGCCAATGCCTTTGCCGGGCGCGCCAATCTCCAGGCGGACTCGATGGCGCGCAATGCGCAGGTGATCAATGCCATGGGCATGATCCCCGAAGGCGTGGGGTTGTGGGGGCGCGATACCGCCGAATCCCTGCGCTCGCAGGTCTCGGCGCAGGATCGCAACATCGCCATGACGGGCCTGTCGAAATTCGTGCGGCTTTGCACCCAGGTCGCGATCCTCGGCTGGGGGGCGTTTCTTGCGCTGCAGGATCAGCTCACCGGCGGCATGGTGATCGCCGCCTCGATCATCGCCTCGCGCGCGCTCTCGCCGGTGGAGGGGACGATCGAGGGCTGGCGCCATCTGGTGCAGGCCCGCTCGGCCTTCCAGCGCATCCGCTCGCTCCTGCACACCACGCCGCTGAACCAGCCGCGCCTGCGCCTTCCCGATCCGAAGGGCCGGCTCGATGTCGAGCGGGTGCTTTATGTGCCGCCGCCCAACAAGCAGGTGATCCTCAACGGCGTGAGCTTCTCGCTGGAGCCCGGCGAGACGCTCGCGGTGGTGGGATCGTCCGGTGCTGGAAAGTCGACACTGGGGCGCATGCTCGTCGGCGCGATCACCCCGACGGCGGGCTCGGTGCGGCTCGATGCGATGGATCTGCGCAACTGGGATCCGCGCCAGTTCGGCGAGAGCGTCGGCTATCTGCCGCAGGACGTGCAGCTGTTTCCCGCCACCATCAAGGCCAATATCGCGCGCATGCGCACTGATGCCGATGATGCCGCGATCTTCGCCGCCGCCGAGCTCGCCGACGTGCACGAGATGATTTCCGGCTTTGCGCAGGGCTACGAAACGCTCGTCTCGATCGACGGATCGCCGCTCTCGGGCGGGCAGAAGCAGCGGATCGGCCTCGCGCGGGCCTTCTTCGGCAACCCGCGCCTCGTCATCCTCGACGAGCCCAATTCCAACCTCGACACGCCCGGCGAGATGGCGCTCGCGCGGGCTCTCGGGCGTGCCAAGGAGCGCGGCATCACCGTCATCGCCATCACCCAGCGCCCCGCGCTCCTGCGCAGCGTCGACAAGATCCTCGTCCTGCGCAACGGCGCCGTCGAGGCACTCGGGCCGCGTGACGAGATCCTGCGCCGGCTCTCCACCACGAAACCCGTCGCGCCGCGTCCCGATCAGGGTGGCAAGCCGCAGGATCAGGGCAGGAACGACAAACGGCCCGATAGCGGCCCGCAACCGGGAGAATGAGCCATGATGGACGATTGGAGCGCCGACATTCCCCGCAGCACGCGCGGCGCCATCTTCTACGGGATTGCGGTGATTGCGGTCTTCGTCTCCGTCTTCGGCGTCTGGGGCATCGCCGCACCGATCTCCGGCGCTGTCGTCTCCACCGGTTATTTCGTCGCCTCGGGCCAGAACAAGATCATGCAGCATCTCGAAGGGGGCGTGATCGCCGGGATTCTGGTGTCCGAGGGCGATCTCGTGCGCAAGGGGCAGGAGATCATCACCCTCGACCAGACCGCCGCCGCAGCAGAGCTGCGCCGGCTCGATTTGCGCGCGGCGCGCCTCGCGGCCATCAAGGCGCGGCTGGATGCCGAGATCGCCGGTGCGACACGCATCAGCTTCTCCGAGGCACTGCTCGCCGAAGCGCAGGCGGATCCGGATATCGCCGAGATCATCGCGGCGCAGACGGAGACCTTCGAGGCCCGCCGGCGGCATGTGGGGAGCGAGATATCCACGCTCTCTGCCGGCATCGACGGGCTCAACGAGCGCATCATGGGTGCCGAGGCGCAGCGCGCGGCGATCGAGCGGCAGATCGCCATCATTGCCGAAGAGCTGGAAGGCAAGGAGAAGCTCCTCAGCGACGGCTTCGTGCGCCGCCCGGAAGTGCTCGCCCTGCGTCGCGCACAGGCCGGCCTTGATGGCGAGGTCGGGCGGCTGGTGGGTGACATGGGTGACTCGCGCGAGCGCATCGCCCGCATCAACGAGCAGATCCTCTCCGTGCGCAACGCTGCGGCCAAGGTCGCGGTGGAGCAATCGCAGGAGGTCGAGGCCGAGTTGAAGGACGTGCGCGAGCGCCGCCGGGCCGCTGCGGACATGGTCGAGCGCAGCGCGATCATCGCCCCGGAGGACGGCATCATCGTCAAGATGCGCTATCACACGCCGGGTGGTGTCATCGAAGCCGGGAGCCCGGTCGCGGAGATCGTGCCGCTTGATGCTGATCTCGTCATCCAGGCACGC includes the following:
- a CDS encoding type I secretion system permease/ATPase, which translates into the protein MNKLGDSFAPDPAQGSDSQEAVMNALEQDIRLRVAEIRALAAGKAPAAPVPNAPEEMRRKQMRGEAPLPPDRHHDNIRELPLKRDASGGDKPPPPKETGGGGGGGGTPRLESRREGGDFRDILGRGLAGVRRNLWVVVVFSFFVNILVLSIPIYLFQISDRVLSSRSIDTLIMLTAIVVAALLAHVVLDMIRRFMLMRVAVDFESRLGSPVLASAAKAAQGGSIREFQVLPDLQQIRSFLTGGVLLNILDAPVAPIYLLVIFLIHPDLGMIVAATGIALLAVAGLNQRLTAMSFARANAFAGRANLQADSMARNAQVINAMGMIPEGVGLWGRDTAESLRSQVSAQDRNIAMTGLSKFVRLCTQVAILGWGAFLALQDQLTGGMVIAASIIASRALSPVEGTIEGWRHLVQARSAFQRIRSLLHTTPLNQPRLRLPDPKGRLDVERVLYVPPPNKQVILNGVSFSLEPGETLAVVGSSGAGKSTLGRMLVGAITPTAGSVRLDAMDLRNWDPRQFGESVGYLPQDVQLFPATIKANIARMRTDADDAAIFAAAELADVHEMISGFAQGYETLVSIDGSPLSGGQKQRIGLARAFFGNPRLVILDEPNSNLDTPGEMALARALGRAKERGITVIAITQRPALLRSVDKILVLRNGAVEALGPRDEILRRLSTTKPVAPRPDQGGKPQDQGRNDKRPDSGPQPGE
- a CDS encoding HlyD family type I secretion periplasmic adaptor subunit, with the translated sequence MMDDWSADIPRSTRGAIFYGIAVIAVFVSVFGVWGIAAPISGAVVSTGYFVASGQNKIMQHLEGGVIAGILVSEGDLVRKGQEIITLDQTAAAAELRRLDLRAARLAAIKARLDAEIAGATRISFSEALLAEAQADPDIAEIIAAQTETFEARRRHVGSEISTLSAGIDGLNERIMGAEAQRAAIERQIAIIAEELEGKEKLLSDGFVRRPEVLALRRAQAGLDGEVGRLVGDMGDSRERIARINEQILSVRNAAAKVAVEQSQEVEAELKDVRERRRAAADMVERSAIIAPEDGIIVKMRYHTPGGVIEAGSPVAEIVPLDADLVIQARVRPQDIDSVRIGQSASVRLTALNKRTTPMVEGRVTYVSADALPAELGREASGQDGFVARIRLDARSLAKVSDFAPTPGMPAEVYIKTRERSFAEYLLQPVKDSMARAFREE